From Aspergillus luchuensis IFO 4308 DNA, chromosome 2, nearly complete sequence:
TCAGAGCCATTCCATCCTATATGAGCAGCATCATATTCAGCAGCCCTTTGTTCCGACAGCTCACCCTCACGGCCTTTTATACGCAATGCAGCCATTGCCGTCATTTACGGGGCCTTCAATGAATCCTAATATGGCCTTCAACGGTCCCTTCAATCAGGTATACACGCCTTAtcttcagcagcaacccGAGGaccctcttctgcctcccGGTGTGGCGGGTTACCAGTCTTTGGGGCCCCATTCAGCCGCTCACATGAATGTCCATATACCTGGCCAATCTGGATACGGTCCAAACTATTACACCCAGACCACATACACAGCAGCCCTTGGACACGGCCCGGGTCCTTCGACTACATCATCTCCAGTGCAAGTGCAGCCACGCGTTCAGCCTCGGAATACATTGGGTCCAAAAACCAAATTGACACCCGGcttggggaaagaaaataagcaaCGGCGTCTGGATCTGGAATATGACGTCTCCAAGACCATCGTGGACGGATCAACACCTATGAGGCCCCACCCCGTTCAAACATTTCCTGCTGGTAAGTCTGGGCCCGACCATGCGAGCAGCGAGTTATGTGTTTTTGACATGACTTCGGTATACCAGACTCAGGATCGCATTCATCTAATACCACTACGTCAAGTGCTCCAAGGGGACCGCCGCGAAAGCCAAAGCAATCTGGACATGCACTGTGGGTCGGCAATCTTCCTCCCGGTACCAATATTGTTGACCTGAAGGACTACTTTTCTCAGGACGCCACAAAGGAACTCGAGAgcgtcttcctcatctctAAGAGTAACTGCGCATTCATCAATTACAAAACGGAGGCCGCCTGTGCTGCGGCATTGTCAAGATTCAACGACTCTAGATTCCATGGAGCACGTCTTGTATGTCGGCTACGCCAAGGGGCTGTTTCGCTGGGTTCCAATCCCGAATCTATGGGCTCTTCTACCCCTGCTATATATCAGGATGAAGAAACCAAGCCATCGGACGCTGTGACTGAGAAGAAGGCTACAGAAGCTAGCCTTTCGCATACTCGGGTCCCTAGCAGATACTTTATAGTCAAAAGCCTAAGTGTTGATGACCTTGAAATCAGTCGACAGAACAGTATCTGGGCCACTCAAACTCATAATGAGAAGCAGCTAAACGAGGCTTATGAGGTGAGCTCTGTGCCCCCACCAGATAAGTCTTGTCGACAGGGGAGAATATTAGATCGCTGACCATCTAGCAGAATGCTGATGATGTCTATCTCATCTTTTCCGCCAATAAGTCAGGTGAATATTATGGATATGCCCGTATGATGTCGCCGATACAAGATGACGAGAACTTGGCTATGGAGATGCCCTCGCGACTGGACAGCCCCCCTGATCCTGAGGCTCTAGACGTGACGCCCACTCCAGCAACATCCACTGCGCCTAACGGACGAATAATCAACGACAGTGCGCGGGAGACCATATTCTGGGAGGCGGAGACCTCAGAGGATGAGAGCGGTGCgagcaaggagaaggagaaggagaaggagaaggttaTTAACGAAAAGTCGGAAGAAGCTACAGATATGGGGGCACAATTGATTGGGAAACCGTTCAGAATTCGATGGCTTTCGACTACACGAGTTCCGTTTCATCGTACCAGAGGGTTGCGGAATCCCTGGAACTCAAACCGAGAAGTGAAGATCGCTCGCGACGGTACGGAGATCGAGCCGGAGGTGGGGTGGAAACTTTTGCAGTTATTCCACTCACAGCCTCAAGACTAGGACACACTGCATATCCTTCAGAAGAAAACGTGAGAAGGAATGTGACCACCGCGAGGAAGACTTGAAGATGCATAAGCGAAATGAACAAAGGGCagagggtgagaagaagggaggaaCAGATGGCTTGGGATGCTGAAAAACGAATCGTCCGGCGCCATACTGTTGCAACCTAAGTTGGTACTGCCCCGAGAGACCTTCCCATCCCACTGGGAGTGTGTCGAAAGCGGACATGCTTCACCTGGAGTATGTCTGCCTCTAGGGCCACACGCCCTCTGCTTCCCGGATAAGGAAACACACATCCTGAGGACTGGCCAAAGACCAGAGGTATACGAATAACTCCTCAATCACTGGGGCCGAGATAAGACAGTACACGTACCTTATCTACGCCATATCTATATAGAAAGCTATACTGCattagaagaaaaacaaaaacggACATGGTCTGGGATATAAGCAAAAGaccaaaagaaaagcaaaaaaaacGCCCACAGACTTGACACATGGCATATGAGTATTGGCATGTTTTCTAGCTCGAAATAAAAAGGCACAGCTCCCAACACGGCTTTCATAAGCGCATAACAagatcaatatatatatatatatatatatatgttcCAAATACCTATAAGTTGCAGTTGTATTCGGTAGTGCTTCTGCAAAAGGATAGGTTGAAAATCAATACCGTATCATCATACATACGAAGGTCTAACTAATATGCATAGAGAATAATACCCGTACGTAACATACCGGGTTTATATGGTATATTCTTAAGAAACAACAGTACTATGTAAGGTATGTACTTTTGGCATACCATGCATACCAGAGATGCCGCATCCTTCCTACCCTTGCCTACTTTTGAGTAAATTCAACAACAGCCAAAACAGTACTTTTGTGACCGGAAAGAATATTCATGAGTGATGCTGATAAAAGGTACCtacggcttctccttctcctacTTCAACGTCAAGTTGTGAAGAGAACGAACCAGTGGTAAAAAAGTTAGGTACTTCGTAGATGATCTCTAATTACTGGGTCTATATGGATGGAACGACTCATGAATCATCGACCCCGGATCGTCTTGTCTGGTTCACCGTTCAGCTGCACCCTGCCCAAGAAGGCTAGACCCGTTCTGGCCCACGGTCAAGAGTCAATCGAGGTGGTTTTGTGGGGTAAAACCTTCCCAAgctttcattcctttccttgTGCTCTCTTGTTGTTAAAggctctctccctctccctctccctctcttttccccctcctcccccttctttccaCTGGAATCGTCCcgttccctcctcttcttcatcccctcctctcttcaatCACCAACCGTTTGTCACATTGCTCTTCCCAAGATCCCTGCCGGCTACGGCctggctttcttcttttcttctctttcccctccttcttcacttcttcaCGAGCCACGGCTACTTGAAAGCTTACTGACTTTACCCACCCCTCTTCGAATCATTCCTTCACGCatcttccccctccatcatcttATTCTCAAAAGAAGAACCAATACATATATTCCTCACTATTCTAGCTACTACCCACCTAGCCACTACCATCATATAAATTCAAGGTATTGGGGAGCATTGGGTGTTTGCATATTTCCAGTAAGTTGGCTTAGCCCATAATACACCGGTAGTGAATCCATCATTTGTTTCTTAGTTTCCTTCCTAGCACTGAGTCTGGACCTCCCTTCACTTTCATCCCTTTCCTCCCTTGCGCAGTGTTCCATAGCACTCAAGCGCTGGTTTTTGGTTCTCCGTTCCTTTTGCTCCTAAGATACACCCTCAACCATTACCACTGGATTGTATTGCCACCGCCACATGGAAGGTCCCAAGTTTGGGTTCTTCGCTGAATATCTCCCTCCGACTGACATTTTCCGGTATCTCCCATCTAGGTTTCTTAATGGGGGTTGTTCTGCTGCCTCTTCCGTTGCTCTCCCTATCGAAGCGGCTACCCGATTGACGTCATAAGTCTGGTATTGATTTGAAggctcatcatcaatatctcCAATTTCAGTctactcttcttcatcttagTAACTCTAATCTCGGTATATCTATTTCCCATTCCACCTAGTGGTTACCCTTGTCTGGGAGACTAGATATTATCGTTTCACGCCTTATACTTGACTGTCTGTCATCGTCCATctaccctttttttttctatacttgtgcttgtgcttgtgcttgtgATAAATATCCTGGGACCATCGACTACCCATCTCTGTTATCATGTCAAACGACCGGTAAACATCTCCCATCTCCGTACCACCCCCTTCGTCGCGCCAGCGTCGAGCATCTCTGGCATCCGGGCTTTCCTTTTCAGATTATCTTTCGAGATCCGGGAGTCAAGGGGCTGCTGGTGCACCACCTAGCTCTATGGCCAATACGGTCGCTGGCAGTCAGCCGAATCATGGACGACGACTGTCGATAACCACATTGGGACTCTCTGGCTCCCCAACCCAAACTTCTCCCTTTGGGCCTCGACACATCCGTCATGGAAGTATCTCTAGTTCCGTGGGATCCAATTCGGCAAACCCAGAGGAAGCCGTTGTGGAAGACAACGAAAATGGACCTCCCAATGCCACCCCTAGCTCTCCTTTCACTCGACGTCTCTCCTTTGGTGCGCAGGCATTGCGTGATGCCCGTGGAGGAAGCATTGGTAATGGTAGATATccctcttctgcatctcaGGCGGCTGGAGGGCGGCGCAATTCGTCGTTAGCCAGCCCTCCCTCTGCCCCTAGCCCCACAAACTCAACTGTTGCAAGTACATACAAAGCCTTTCCCCAGAACGATAGATCTAACCCGTCTTGGCGACAAGTAGGCGAAGGCTTCAACTGGTCTGAGGCCTTGCGGACTCGGGCCGAGCGAGCGCCGTCTTTGGGCGTTGTATCGCCTAATTCACCTCAAAACCAGCATGCAGTCAATATGGGCAACCAGAATCACCATCAGAGGGCTGCTTCGATTGCCTCAATGGAGCAGCCAGCTCGAGAGATGCCAAAACAGCCCAAGCAAAATAAGCCTGATTTCTTTCAGGAAAAGATCCTTCGGGGTGATTTCATGGACTGAAGATGAGGGCTGTTTTCTTGATTATATCATCTTTGCCTAAGCGGTGTTTCATTTGTCgcccctttccttctttcccttatTCCATGTTGTCTTCGCTATGTGCGTCAGATTTATGCTTTATTTCATTGTACTTTTTTTGTCCTTCCCTTTCGGGGAAGAGCACTGAAAAGCCGTGAGTTTCCTTGTCCAAATCAGAAAAGAAACTCAGATACCTAGGAGATTAatggggaaaggggaagaaagagagaggagagagagaaacgaAAGGACTTATTCGGGCAGCTCCAATCACGGCGGCTGTCTTATGGATTGCTCAGACACTCAAGAGGAAAGATTTTCCTACTGTCGCATGGATATTGACATGATCTACAACTTTGACGAACGTTTCCTTTAGCACGCACCTTTTTATGaatttctttgtttctgcATCACTTTCCGTCATTCCGTACACGTGCGGACTAGCTCGTGATATAATCTTC
This genomic window contains:
- a CDS encoding uncharacterized protein (COG:S;~EggNog:ENOG410PPBN), whose product is MANTVAGSQPNHGRRLSITTLGLSGSPTQTSPFGPRHIRHGSISSSVGSNSANPEEAVVEDNENGPPNATPSSPFTRRLSFGAQALRDARGGSIGNGEGFNWSEALRTRAERAPSLGVVSPNSPQNQHAVNMGNQNHHQRAASIASMEQPAREMPKQPKQNKPDFFQEKILRGDFMD
- a CDS encoding putative YT521-B-like splicing factor (COG:A;~EggNog:ENOG410QE4I;~InterPro:IPR000504,IPR007275,IPR035979,IPR012677;~PFAM:PF04146,PF00076;~go_function: GO:0003676 - nucleic acid binding [Evidence IEA];~go_function: GO:0003723 - RNA binding [Evidence IEA]) — its product is MTYPNGDAPSALSNSTQGGPNGAKPQAFNKSHEVEPPPQSVMFLTWDNCSVGSLVELKSGSVSTITTSREAPRSDNDQQQPKSQAQMAQAARGGAPPFSMRDMRSALPGYQSHSILYEQHHIQQPFVPTAHPHGLLYAMQPLPSFTGPSMNPNMAFNGPFNQVYTPYLQQQPEDPLLPPGVAGYQSLGPHSAAHMNVHIPGQSGYGPNYYTQTTYTAALGHGPGPSTTSSPVQVQPRVQPRNTLGPKTKLTPGLGKENKQRRLDLEYDVSKTIVDGSTPMRPHPVQTFPADSGSHSSNTTTSSAPRGPPRKPKQSGHALWVGNLPPGTNIVDLKDYFSQDATKELESVFLISKSNCAFINYKTEAACAAALSRFNDSRFHGARLVCRLRQGAVSLGSNPESMGSSTPAIYQDEETKPSDAVTEKKATEASLSHTRVPSRYFIVKSLSVDDLEISRQNSIWATQTHNEKQLNEAYENADDVYLIFSANKSGEYYGYARMMSPIQDDENLAMEMPSRLDSPPDPEALDVTPTPATSTAPNGRIINDSARETIFWEAETSEDESGASKEKEKEKEKVINEKSEEATDMGAQLIGKPFRIRWLSTTRVPFHRTRGLRNPWNSNREVKIARDGTEIEPEVGWKLLQLFHSQPQD